In Kineosporia corallincola, a genomic segment contains:
- a CDS encoding glycoside hydrolase family 25 protein has product MPTSRITRAHVAVAGACAFAASVTTLMGFDVSHYQTPAAASGATFLIAKASDGIGYRDPEYPTYRSLAQRHRLPFGAYHFLRAGNVQRQAENAYAAIGAEVPLVVDAELGGKPSFNDLTSFVKKYRKLGGTATLLYLPRSYWEDLGRPNLEHLGISLYNARYLSRKGDYPGNDSVAWQPYGGMKVELLQYSDGNGKLDHDAFQGTRKRLCELLFCWDSGAHSAFPPSPLPAPSVKPRKHKKPDPAHSTSSGCGPA; this is encoded by the coding sequence ATGCCCACCTCGAGAATCACCCGAGCCCACGTCGCGGTCGCCGGCGCCTGCGCCTTCGCGGCCTCGGTCACCACGCTGATGGGATTCGACGTCTCCCACTACCAGACCCCAGCCGCGGCGTCCGGGGCGACTTTCCTGATCGCCAAGGCCTCGGACGGAATCGGCTACCGGGACCCGGAGTACCCCACCTACCGTTCACTGGCTCAGCGACACCGCCTGCCTTTCGGCGCCTACCACTTCCTGAGGGCTGGAAACGTTCAGCGGCAGGCCGAGAACGCCTACGCCGCCATCGGCGCCGAGGTTCCGCTGGTCGTGGACGCCGAACTCGGCGGCAAGCCCTCGTTCAATGACCTCACATCCTTCGTGAAGAAGTACCGGAAGCTGGGCGGCACCGCGACCCTTCTGTACCTGCCCCGCAGCTACTGGGAAGACCTGGGGCGTCCCAACCTGGAACATCTCGGGATCTCGCTGTACAACGCCCGGTACCTCTCCCGGAAAGGCGACTACCCCGGGAACGACAGTGTCGCCTGGCAACCGTATGGGGGCATGAAGGTGGAACTGCTCCAGTACAGCGATGGCAACGGCAAGCTGGACCACGACGCCTTCCAGGGAACCCGAAAGCGACTGTGCGAGTTGCTGTTCTGCTGGGACTCCGGGGCACACTCGGCTTTTCCGCCAAGTCCCCTTCCGGCTCCCTCGGTCAAGCCCCGCAAGCACAAGAAGCCCGACCCCGCGCATTCCACCAGCTCTGGGTGCGGCCCGGCCTGA
- a CDS encoding single-stranded DNA-binding protein, with translation MLFNFVIEGNIAQAPELRFTDSGVAVCNLRLMYNGRYRNNAGQWVDGRTVAIDLTCWRQLAERAAELNKGDTIIAEIGDDLRAESRNNYTSLRATAQNISVSMRWHPATSLREPRPQAPVLTEVPADGGYATGIPQPA, from the coding sequence ATGCTGTTCAACTTCGTCATCGAGGGAAACATCGCCCAGGCCCCCGAACTGCGCTTCACCGACTCCGGCGTCGCGGTCTGCAACCTGCGCCTGATGTACAACGGCCGCTACCGCAACAACGCCGGCCAGTGGGTCGACGGGCGCACCGTCGCCATCGACCTGACCTGCTGGCGCCAGCTCGCCGAACGCGCCGCCGAACTCAACAAGGGCGACACCATCATCGCCGAGATCGGCGACGACCTGCGCGCCGAGTCCCGCAACAACTACACCTCCCTGCGCGCGACCGCCCAGAACATCTCGGTCTCCATGCGCTGGCACCCCGCCACCAGCCTGCGCGAACCCCGCCCGCAGGCGCCGGTCCTCACCGAGGTTCCCGCTGACGGCGGCTACGCCACCGGCATCCCCCAGCCCGCCTGA
- a CDS encoding ISL3 family transposase, which yields MSTAVEACCPACGTVSRQRHGQYRRALNDVTVSGRRTVIDLVVRRFRCAQDGCRQRTFSEQIAGLTERFARRTPRLRQVLERLMLVAAGRPAARLTQALAFPVSANTLLRLLRRRPTPQRARAPRVLGVDDFALRKGHVYGTILLDMETGERVDVLPDRTAKTLTAWLRAHPGAEIVCRDRGGAYAEAVRTAAPNAVQVADRFHVWRNLCDAVEKCVVLHRDCLPVPADELTGGPAPKPASLSAPAEHVLEKRVSAEWDSVRASTRRQRHAEVHGLREKGVGISAIAEALGLDRKTVRRYAHAATPEDMVSDRAGQRSSRIDPFLPYLHDRWNAGCTDGARLFAEIRDRGYTGSQRTLRRHLQAVRASGKPAPTIKKQLSVRRATILLTSHPTHLDENAALRRKGLLGRCPELDTVAACVAAFATMMADLDGHRLPAWLDQAHATGLQPLRSLVNGIRQDLAAVTAGLTLHWNSGRVEGNVNRIKRIKRDGYGRASFDLLRHQILHAD from the coding sequence ATGTCGACGGCGGTGGAGGCATGCTGCCCGGCCTGCGGGACAGTGTCCCGGCAGCGGCATGGCCAGTACCGTCGCGCGCTCAACGATGTGACCGTGTCCGGTCGCCGGACGGTGATTGACCTGGTGGTTCGTCGGTTCCGGTGTGCTCAGGACGGTTGCCGGCAGCGGACGTTCTCCGAGCAGATTGCCGGTCTGACAGAGCGATTCGCCCGCCGCACACCTCGGCTGCGGCAGGTCCTGGAGCGGCTGATGCTGGTCGCGGCCGGGCGTCCCGCGGCCCGGCTGACCCAGGCGCTGGCGTTCCCGGTGAGCGCGAACACGCTGCTGCGGTTGCTGCGCCGTCGGCCGACGCCGCAGCGGGCCAGGGCGCCGCGGGTGCTGGGAGTGGACGACTTCGCCCTGCGCAAGGGACACGTGTACGGGACGATCTTGCTGGACATGGAAACCGGGGAACGGGTGGACGTGTTGCCCGACCGCACCGCCAAGACCCTGACGGCCTGGCTACGCGCTCATCCCGGCGCCGAGATCGTTTGTCGCGACCGTGGTGGCGCCTACGCCGAGGCCGTGCGGACCGCCGCTCCGAACGCCGTTCAGGTCGCCGACCGGTTCCATGTCTGGCGCAACCTGTGTGACGCCGTCGAGAAGTGCGTCGTGCTGCACCGCGACTGCCTGCCGGTGCCTGCTGACGAGCTCACCGGGGGCCCGGCGCCAAAGCCTGCGTCGCTCTCCGCGCCAGCCGAACATGTTCTCGAAAAACGGGTTTCCGCTGAATGGGACAGTGTGCGGGCCAGCACCCGGCGCCAGCGGCATGCCGAAGTCCACGGCCTGCGAGAGAAGGGCGTGGGTATCAGCGCGATCGCCGAGGCTCTTGGCCTGGACCGCAAGACCGTGCGCCGCTACGCCCACGCCGCCACCCCCGAGGACATGGTTTCTGACCGGGCCGGACAGCGCAGTTCCCGGATCGACCCGTTCCTGCCCTACCTGCACGATCGGTGGAACGCCGGCTGCACCGACGGCGCCCGGCTGTTCGCCGAGATCCGCGACCGCGGCTACACCGGCAGCCAGCGCACCCTGCGCCGGCACCTGCAGGCCGTGCGTGCCAGCGGAAAACCCGCCCCCACCATCAAAAAACAGCTCAGCGTCCGCCGGGCCACTATCCTGCTCACCAGCCACCCCACCCACCTGGACGAGAACGCCGCCCTCCGCCGGAAAGGGTTGCTGGGCCGCTGCCCGGAACTGGACACCGTGGCCGCCTGCGTCGCCGCGTTCGCCACCATGATGGCCGACCTCGACGGCCACCGACTGCCTGCTTGGCTCGACCAGGCCCACGCCACCGGCCTCCAACCCCTCAGGAGCCTGGTCAACGGCATCCGCCAAGACCTGGCCGCCGTCACGGCCGGGCTGACCCTGCACTGGAACTCCGGACGAGTCGAAGGAAACGTCAACCGCATTAAACGAATCAAGCGAGACGGCTACGGACGCGCCTCCTTCGATCTCCTGCGCCACCAGATCCTGCACGCCGACTGA
- a CDS encoding tetratricopeptide repeat protein yields MRNTGPETMAWFEYQHECVALRIIRNLRDSDITSVVTEWSTDYALLKEPGGDVEFVSVKHREPSQPPWSLAELLKTRIFKDLHTIWVGMERRGQYTFETSGGADPKLRFFLQNPSASDMNSEIQRVAQSLEITLEETSDFLAVFSMTTGLPHRAHISDKAVRELAAVLESWGMDGRAAESRYTALLARIVHASTDRPPTPDERTIWLAGFTKTVRDRLATAEQDRRTISMEQARDLLRSQVQPAGWRSDRPSSPTLYAPQNFIGRENEARVLRESLVSRSTNTGQPALVLITGEPGIGKTSLARHALAPIADLPEVRATVLQAEDFRTGQDIVDSLLAVLVPPDRPIEGPPLERTAELSRLTHAGRTVVLLDGVRQEECLREFVHLGLDVDLVCTSRSRLSGLLDLSPIVLELLPLPAADAAALVATVVGDQLTAADRLKLGEACSGSPLAIAIAAARLARQPKMNVERYFQILADPILTMTALKVGQRSMTAIINDSFQSLPEIQREILVTMGVLPSAPISVTVLSAALQLNIHEILRKSSPSDLEGELFDLCESNLIEQIDDQRFRLHDLIYSFARTQAFAQYDANTRLHMVKQTCLSYARVFATSEDPGRTFEISEMEADRQGALHIIVEASRLELWNDSIDLVGPLTSFLVLRGHWRDMQIMYEQVHAGAQATNNASWMTAALFNLAQASQRLGRTNAALDLYRQAHQAALESDDYQILALTRLALGRLLLQAGQSSAAIDVVRPSLGILRELGTNDEIAQALHLIGEAYVVSGHLRAGKRYLRNAARLSEKHLANTAPHPEAASARWMSGIADSLSEEQILAALAQVRKRGHRNGEAELVLALGKIQERLDPTPTRAILSYYEAIEKFRETNLVGSLVQALYLYGRALRNSPRHPEAIASLSESVDLAIQVGNAPQAVMSMNSLADIYSEIGHEELVEALHSDAVSIAAQTGNFVLVASVEQARGRHLFLRGRMRQAAETFAKASDILTQLGPSDTLSHCRSSHAEALVNSGEAVQAGKILERLLLQDPQYLSDQTRAFTLRVLARVYLERNLLNEAVKAIDDSIKRARESRSPLEHVQSLAMRANILRRQEKYDDAIRDYEAAFNQAQELGQLQIMLRVMANRASMYQYMDDTEKAEQEIRRLLGFCEKLKISGLEASLNNSLGAILMDKGDEVAAASHFACAREIATQQGNQKLAATAGLNEARSTLSWAPERSSKAAASAVALFSGFEDWTSAARALSAQVRADELTDQTQGLKTHLQRATVGIPRPLADALYELLYGEDVEVSLQDSMIRTKIEVLSLVKKSEQQRMIDRLRTSRQTCFACSLIIPPEDSSNLMALTSEKAPGQTFFQLAHLACASSSVLHTKEVYFRKTLFDVECCYFRPGRAALVIDCHGGWSINSEGCISDPILDLFRSHGFIEGESYMSRLAHSSKLSDTALSATLTGANFRLKNGSNIIFSTHLDFYDHWRLALRKGTIDMLVGRGLSGLVSDDPANLVAAIERGEVVAGQVPIRLLKP; encoded by the coding sequence ATGCGGAACACCGGCCCCGAAACCATGGCCTGGTTCGAGTATCAGCACGAGTGCGTGGCGCTAAGAATCATCCGCAATCTTCGCGACAGTGACATCACGTCCGTGGTGACCGAGTGGAGTACCGATTACGCACTTCTTAAGGAGCCAGGTGGGGACGTTGAGTTCGTTTCCGTCAAACATCGAGAGCCCAGCCAGCCGCCTTGGAGCTTGGCCGAGCTACTGAAAACGAGGATCTTCAAAGATTTGCACACGATTTGGGTCGGCATGGAACGCCGAGGCCAATACACCTTTGAAACCAGCGGTGGTGCGGACCCAAAGCTGCGGTTTTTTTTGCAGAATCCATCTGCTAGTGACATGAACTCTGAAATACAGCGAGTGGCGCAATCCCTCGAAATTACGCTTGAAGAAACCTCAGACTTCCTTGCCGTTTTCTCAATGACGACTGGATTGCCGCACCGCGCACATATATCAGATAAGGCGGTTCGGGAACTCGCAGCGGTGCTCGAGTCGTGGGGGATGGACGGACGGGCCGCAGAATCGCGTTACACAGCTCTTCTGGCCCGCATTGTGCATGCCTCGACAGATCGTCCACCTACTCCTGATGAGCGGACGATCTGGCTAGCTGGTTTCACCAAGACGGTAAGGGATCGTCTGGCCACCGCGGAGCAAGACCGCCGAACCATCTCAATGGAGCAAGCACGTGACCTCCTGCGGTCCCAAGTACAGCCTGCGGGATGGAGATCTGACCGCCCGTCCAGCCCCACCCTCTACGCTCCGCAAAACTTCATTGGGCGCGAGAATGAAGCGCGAGTTCTTCGCGAATCACTGGTTTCTCGTTCCACTAATACCGGTCAACCAGCTTTGGTGCTGATAACTGGTGAGCCCGGAATCGGAAAAACAAGTCTGGCGCGTCACGCGCTTGCCCCAATTGCAGACCTCCCGGAAGTAAGGGCAACGGTATTACAGGCGGAGGACTTTCGAACTGGCCAGGATATTGTTGACTCGCTCCTCGCGGTTCTGGTCCCACCTGACAGGCCTATCGAAGGCCCGCCACTGGAACGGACAGCCGAACTCTCGCGTCTGACCCATGCGGGTAGGACAGTCGTACTTCTCGATGGTGTTCGCCAGGAAGAGTGCTTACGGGAGTTCGTCCATCTTGGACTGGATGTAGACCTCGTTTGCACTAGCCGATCACGCCTCAGCGGACTACTTGACTTGTCTCCGATCGTACTCGAACTTCTCCCTCTGCCTGCTGCTGATGCCGCCGCTCTGGTTGCAACCGTTGTCGGTGACCAGTTGACAGCTGCTGACCGTCTGAAGTTGGGGGAGGCGTGCAGCGGCTCTCCTCTGGCCATCGCCATCGCGGCTGCTCGATTGGCTCGGCAGCCGAAAATGAATGTAGAACGGTACTTCCAAATTTTAGCTGATCCCATCTTAACGATGACAGCTCTCAAAGTTGGCCAACGTTCTATGACTGCAATCATTAATGACAGCTTTCAATCCTTGCCCGAAATCCAGCGTGAAATTCTGGTTACTATGGGCGTTCTTCCCAGTGCCCCCATATCCGTAACGGTACTGAGCGCGGCACTGCAGCTCAATATCCATGAAATATTGCGCAAGAGTTCTCCGTCTGATCTAGAGGGCGAACTTTTTGACCTGTGCGAGAGTAACCTCATCGAACAGATCGACGACCAGCGATTTCGCCTCCACGATTTAATCTACTCGTTCGCCCGGACGCAAGCGTTCGCACAGTATGATGCAAATACTCGTCTCCACATGGTGAAACAAACGTGTTTATCATATGCTCGGGTATTCGCAACTAGCGAGGACCCAGGAAGGACCTTCGAAATTTCAGAAATGGAGGCCGATCGGCAAGGCGCGTTACATATTATTGTGGAGGCCTCTCGTCTTGAACTATGGAATGATTCAATTGATCTCGTAGGGCCGTTGACATCCTTTCTTGTCCTTCGTGGCCACTGGCGAGATATGCAGATCATGTACGAGCAAGTGCACGCTGGTGCCCAAGCAACAAATAATGCTTCCTGGATGACGGCAGCACTCTTCAATCTTGCCCAGGCATCACAGCGGCTTGGGCGGACGAATGCAGCCCTGGACCTTTACCGGCAGGCGCACCAGGCAGCGCTCGAATCAGACGACTATCAGATCCTTGCTCTGACACGCTTAGCACTTGGCCGCCTCTTATTGCAGGCCGGCCAGTCATCAGCCGCCATCGATGTAGTTCGCCCGTCACTGGGCATTTTGCGGGAATTAGGAACTAACGACGAAATTGCCCAAGCCCTGCACCTCATCGGCGAGGCCTATGTAGTATCGGGACATCTCAGGGCGGGAAAACGCTATCTCCGCAACGCTGCGCGCCTCAGTGAAAAACACTTGGCTAATACGGCGCCGCATCCGGAAGCGGCAAGTGCACGATGGATGTCCGGAATTGCTGACTCGCTATCCGAGGAACAGATCCTTGCGGCTCTCGCGCAGGTCCGAAAACGTGGCCACCGCAATGGCGAGGCTGAACTCGTGCTCGCTCTCGGAAAAATCCAGGAACGCCTTGACCCTACGCCGACACGCGCGATTCTTTCGTATTATGAAGCAATCGAGAAGTTCCGAGAAACAAATTTAGTTGGCTCCCTAGTTCAAGCTCTCTACTTGTACGGTCGGGCACTTCGAAATTCCCCTCGGCATCCCGAGGCTATTGCTAGTCTTTCTGAATCGGTGGATCTTGCCATACAGGTTGGGAACGCCCCTCAAGCTGTCATGTCAATGAATAGCCTCGCCGATATATATTCCGAAATTGGACACGAAGAGCTAGTTGAAGCCCTACACTCCGACGCTGTCTCGATTGCTGCTCAAACCGGAAACTTCGTCTTGGTGGCAAGTGTTGAACAGGCCAGAGGCCGACATCTATTCCTACGCGGACGCATGAGGCAAGCTGCGGAAACTTTCGCTAAGGCATCGGACATACTCACTCAACTAGGCCCCAGCGATACGCTCAGCCACTGCCGATCCAGCCACGCCGAAGCTTTGGTGAACTCAGGAGAAGCTGTTCAAGCAGGAAAAATCTTGGAACGCTTGCTTCTGCAAGATCCTCAGTATCTCTCGGACCAGACGCGAGCTTTCACTCTCCGGGTACTTGCACGTGTGTATCTAGAAAGAAATCTTCTCAACGAGGCGGTGAAGGCCATAGATGATTCGATCAAGAGAGCCAGAGAATCACGGTCCCCGTTAGAACACGTGCAATCCCTCGCAATGCGCGCAAACATCCTGCGCCGTCAGGAGAAATACGATGATGCCATCCGAGACTACGAAGCAGCGTTTAATCAGGCTCAAGAGCTAGGTCAGCTACAGATCATGCTCCGAGTCATGGCAAATCGCGCCTCGATGTATCAGTATATGGATGATACGGAGAAAGCTGAACAAGAAATCCGTCGTCTCTTAGGGTTTTGTGAAAAACTCAAAATCTCCGGACTTGAAGCATCGTTGAATAATTCTCTGGGAGCAATCTTGATGGATAAGGGGGACGAGGTCGCAGCTGCTTCCCACTTTGCTTGTGCCAGAGAAATAGCTACCCAGCAAGGCAACCAAAAATTGGCCGCCACGGCCGGGCTGAATGAAGCACGATCCACCTTGTCCTGGGCTCCCGAAAGATCATCAAAGGCCGCCGCATCAGCTGTTGCCTTGTTTTCAGGGTTTGAAGACTGGACCTCGGCAGCAAGAGCTTTGTCCGCGCAGGTGCGCGCGGATGAGCTGACTGATCAAACCCAAGGACTGAAAACGCACCTACAAAGAGCGACGGTCGGGATTCCCCGACCTCTCGCCGACGCACTGTATGAACTGCTATATGGCGAGGACGTGGAAGTTTCCTTGCAGGATTCAATGATCCGGACAAAAATAGAAGTTCTGAGCTTGGTGAAAAAATCTGAACAGCAACGTATGATTGATCGTCTACGCACATCACGCCAGACCTGCTTCGCGTGCTCCTTAATTATTCCACCCGAGGATTCGTCAAACCTGATGGCTCTCACCAGTGAGAAGGCGCCAGGGCAAACATTCTTTCAGCTCGCTCATCTGGCTTGCGCTTCATCCAGTGTTCTGCACACCAAGGAAGTTTATTTCAGAAAAACATTGTTCGATGTTGAATGCTGCTACTTCCGTCCAGGTCGAGCAGCACTGGTAATTGACTGTCACGGAGGATGGAGTATCAATTCTGAAGGATGCATATCGGATCCAATTCTGGATCTTTTCAGGTCGCACGGGTTCATTGAAGGAGAATCCTATATGTCACGGCTTGCGCATAGTAGCAAACTTTCTGATACTGCTCTGAGTGCCACGTTGACCGGGGCAAATTTCCGTCTCAAAAATGGTTCAAATATAATTTTCTCCACCCATTTAGATTTCTACGACCACTGGAGACTTGCCCTACGAAAAGGAACCATCGATATGCTTGTGGGCCGAGGGCTCTCCGGACTCGTAAGTGATGATCCAGCCAACTTGGTTGCAGCGATTGAACGAGGCGAAGTCGTCGCTGGACAGGTTCCCATCCGCTTGCTAAAACCCTGA
- a CDS encoding transposase family protein codes for MLSYPSGMAVSSRALNLLSAAIRRLRREMGSRWRILDSGRQALLVLAHLRKGETYADLACGFGIGIRTVYRYLREGIDLLAAMAPTLEQAIEVAQGKAFVILDGSLLRIDRVMMASKRDRPFYSGKWKAHGVNVQVITDPAGRLIWVSPALPGSVHDIKAARHHEILAELAKAKVMAFADTAYQGSPENVRTPLRSRRQDPATRKMKPLSAGQKAANTAHARIRAIGERANSQLKNWRVLRKIRSSPHHATSLVNAIQTLILAG; via the coding sequence ATGCTTTCCTACCCGTCGGGCATGGCTGTGTCCAGTCGCGCCTTGAATCTGCTGTCCGCTGCCATCCGTCGTCTGCGCCGCGAGATGGGCTCACGCTGGCGGATCCTGGACTCCGGCCGGCAAGCTCTGCTGGTCTTGGCCCATCTGCGTAAGGGCGAGACGTATGCCGATCTGGCCTGCGGCTTCGGCATCGGGATCCGTACCGTCTACCGGTATCTGCGCGAAGGCATCGACCTGCTGGCCGCCATGGCACCCACGCTCGAGCAGGCGATCGAGGTCGCCCAGGGCAAGGCCTTCGTCATCCTGGACGGCAGCCTGCTGCGGATCGACCGGGTCATGATGGCCTCGAAGCGAGATCGCCCGTTCTACAGCGGGAAATGGAAAGCACATGGCGTGAACGTCCAGGTCATCACCGACCCCGCAGGCCGGCTGATCTGGGTCTCACCCGCCCTTCCCGGCTCCGTCCACGACATCAAGGCCGCGCGCCACCACGAGATCCTGGCCGAACTGGCCAAGGCCAAGGTGATGGCCTTCGCCGACACCGCCTACCAGGGCTCACCCGAGAACGTCCGGACCCCCTTGCGCAGCCGTCGCCAGGACCCCGCCACCCGGAAGATGAAACCTCTTTCCGCTGGCCAGAAGGCCGCCAACACCGCCCACGCCCGGATCCGGGCCATCGGGGAACGAGCCAACTCCCAGCTGAAGAACTGGCGGGTCCTGCGCAAGATCCGCTCCAGCCCCCACCACGCCACCAGCCTGGTGAACGCCATCCAAACCCTCATCCTGGCAGGTTGA
- a CDS encoding HD domain-containing protein, translating to MSAQQLAESQLLNALPRRWQHSLGVAQRARQLAPLVQDQAETLEASAVLHDVGYAPDLVDTGFHPLDGARFLRSIGVDELVVRLVGNHSYALLEAEERGLREVLSSEFPLVDQPLLVDALVFCDMTTTPDGLPTSSEERVGEILSRYGQESIVGRFIRRAAPEIHASVERIRTAAATAGLVL from the coding sequence ATGAGTGCCCAGCAACTTGCGGAAAGCCAACTGCTGAATGCCCTTCCTCGTCGCTGGCAGCACTCATTGGGGGTCGCCCAGCGAGCCCGACAACTGGCGCCGCTGGTGCAAGACCAAGCCGAAACCCTCGAGGCGTCCGCGGTCCTCCACGACGTCGGGTACGCCCCGGACCTCGTGGACACCGGGTTCCACCCGCTCGACGGTGCTCGGTTTCTTCGATCAATCGGAGTTGATGAGCTGGTCGTTCGTCTTGTGGGGAACCATTCCTACGCGCTTCTCGAGGCCGAGGAACGCGGCCTGCGTGAGGTGCTCAGTTCCGAGTTTCCTCTCGTCGATCAGCCGCTACTGGTGGACGCGTTGGTGTTCTGCGACATGACCACCACGCCCGACGGCCTGCCGACCAGCTCTGAGGAACGGGTCGGCGAGATCTTGTCCCGCTACGGGCAGGAGAGCATCGTCGGCCGGTTCATCCGCCGGGCCGCTCCGGAGATCCACGCCAGTGTGGAACGAATCCGGACGGCCGCCGCAACCGCGGGCCTCGTGCTCTGA